One Synechococcus sp. JA-2-3B'a(2-13) genomic window carries:
- a CDS encoding TRC40/GET3/ArsA family transport-energizing ATPase, with product MQRIILMTGKGGVGKTSMAAATGWRCAEIGLKTLVLSTDPAHSLADSFDQPLGHEPVEVKPNLWGAELDALNELELNWGSVKTYITQVLQARGLDGVQAQELAILPGMDEIFALVRVNRHYDEGKFDVLIIDSAPTGTALRLLSLPDVSGWYMRRFYKPLQGLAQMLRPIAEPIVKGLTGIPLPNDQVLDAPYEFYQKIERLERILTDNRITSVRLVTNPEKMVIKESLRAHAYLSLYGVATDLVIANRILPDGVVDPYFAAWKAAQQKYRQEIHENFAPLPVFEIPLYSEELVGWDALARLKKDLWGDRNPADVLYAEQTLNVVTDNGQYRLDLYLPGIPKEQVELTKTGDELNIRIGNHRRNLVLPQTLAAMTPARAKMEEDYLRIHFAA from the coding sequence ATGCAACGCATCATCCTCATGACCGGCAAGGGTGGAGTCGGCAAAACCTCGATGGCGGCGGCGACCGGCTGGCGTTGTGCCGAGATTGGCCTGAAAACTTTGGTGCTGAGCACAGATCCGGCCCACTCTTTGGCCGATAGCTTCGATCAGCCCTTGGGCCATGAGCCGGTCGAGGTCAAACCTAACCTTTGGGGAGCGGAGTTGGACGCCCTCAACGAACTGGAGCTGAATTGGGGATCCGTCAAAACCTACATTACCCAGGTGTTGCAGGCGCGAGGGCTAGATGGGGTGCAGGCACAGGAGCTGGCGATTTTGCCAGGGATGGATGAGATCTTTGCCCTAGTGCGGGTGAATCGCCATTACGACGAAGGCAAGTTCGATGTGTTGATCATCGACTCGGCCCCTACAGGCACGGCCCTGCGCCTCTTGAGCCTGCCGGATGTTTCTGGCTGGTACATGCGCAGGTTCTACAAACCCCTGCAGGGGCTGGCGCAAATGCTGCGTCCTATTGCCGAGCCGATTGTGAAGGGGCTGACCGGGATCCCGCTGCCCAATGACCAGGTGCTGGATGCCCCCTATGAGTTCTATCAGAAGATTGAGCGGCTGGAGCGCATCCTCACCGATAACCGCATCACCTCCGTGCGGCTGGTCACCAACCCGGAAAAGATGGTGATCAAAGAATCGCTGCGGGCCCACGCCTACCTCAGCCTCTACGGGGTGGCCACCGATTTGGTGATCGCCAACCGCATTTTGCCGGATGGAGTGGTGGATCCCTACTTTGCCGCCTGGAAGGCAGCCCAACAGAAATATCGCCAGGAAATCCACGAAAACTTTGCCCCCCTGCCGGTCTTCGAGATCCCGCTGTACTCCGAGGAGTTGGTGGGATGGGACGCCCTAGCCCGCCTGAAAAAAGACCTCTGGGGGGATCGCAACCCGGCGGACGTGCTCTATGCCGAGCAAACCCTGAATGTGGTAACCGACAACGGCCAGTACCGGCTGGATCTTTACTTGCCCGGGATCCCGAAAGAGCAGGTGGAATTGACCAAAACCGGGGATGAGCTGAACATCCGCATCGGCAACCACCGCCGCAACTTGGTTCTGCCCCAGACTTTAGCGGCCATGACCCCGGCCCGCGCCAAGATGGAAGAAGACTACCTGCGCATTCATTTTGCTGCTTGA
- the psbQ gene encoding photosystem II protein PsbQ: MICRWRSVLLVAILTLGLWLGSLSVQAAAGLPRELQQLEQQVERLQSLVEAEDWLEIRSYIHGPMGLTRKTLTGLAATLPDKQKREVLRLAKEMGRSLEQLDFAAKAYDQPEVEAAQAKVKKTLQALEAVFS, from the coding sequence ATGATCTGTCGCTGGCGGAGTGTGTTGCTGGTTGCCATCCTGACATTGGGGCTGTGGCTGGGATCCCTTTCTGTGCAAGCGGCTGCTGGCCTGCCCCGAGAGCTGCAACAACTGGAGCAACAGGTAGAGCGGCTGCAAAGCCTGGTGGAGGCGGAGGACTGGTTGGAGATCCGCTCCTACATCCACGGGCCGATGGGACTCACTCGTAAGACCTTGACCGGCCTGGCGGCTACCCTGCCAGATAAACAAAAGCGGGAAGTGCTGCGCCTGGCTAAGGAGATGGGCCGCAGCTTAGAACAACTAGACTTTGCCGCCAAAGCCTATGACCAACCCGAGGTGGAGGCAGCCCAGGCCAAGGTGAAAAAGACCTTGCAGGCGCTGGAGGCTGTGTTTTCCTAG
- a CDS encoding HD-GYP domain-containing protein codes for MPVTVGIPVTPSADEADETEIGHLLIVDDQPNSRLLLGDLLQSIGYRVSEAESGNQALQMLKTFQPDLILLDVMMPGLDGFEVCRRIKANDETRLIPVVLVTAASDHKNRVRGIEAGADDFLSKPFDESELLARVRSLVRQKHLNEDLDHAAQVLFAIARSVESRDPTTGDHCERLAQMAKSFGEFLHLPRPLIKVLMWGGYLHDIGKVGIPDAILGKTGKHTPEEWEVMKSHVLIGEQICRPLRTMKEVLPLIRHHHERWDGSGYPDGLKGEEIPLVARIFQIIDIYDALTSERPYKRAFTVQEAISILREETDRGWRDPQLVEYFFEFLRSRALDLE; via the coding sequence ATGCCCGTGACAGTTGGGATCCCTGTCACACCTTCTGCGGATGAGGCGGATGAGACAGAGATCGGTCATCTTTTGATCGTCGATGATCAGCCCAACAGCCGCCTGCTGCTGGGGGATCTGCTGCAGAGCATTGGCTATCGGGTCAGCGAGGCCGAAAGCGGCAATCAAGCCCTGCAAATGTTGAAAACCTTCCAGCCGGATCTGATCTTGCTGGATGTCATGATGCCGGGGTTAGATGGGTTCGAGGTCTGTCGACGCATCAAAGCGAATGACGAGACACGCTTGATCCCGGTGGTATTGGTTACAGCGGCCAGCGATCACAAAAATCGCGTGCGCGGTATTGAAGCTGGGGCAGATGATTTCTTGAGCAAGCCCTTTGACGAGTCGGAATTGTTGGCGCGGGTGCGTTCCCTCGTTCGCCAAAAGCACCTCAATGAAGACTTGGATCATGCTGCTCAGGTTCTGTTCGCCATTGCCCGCAGTGTGGAAAGCCGGGATCCCACCACCGGGGATCACTGTGAGCGCCTGGCACAAATGGCCAAGAGCTTCGGCGAGTTTTTGCATCTGCCCCGTCCCCTGATCAAGGTGCTGATGTGGGGAGGTTACCTGCACGACATCGGCAAAGTGGGCATACCCGATGCCATTTTGGGTAAAACAGGCAAGCATACGCCGGAAGAGTGGGAGGTGATGAAATCCCATGTCTTGATCGGGGAGCAAATCTGCCGCCCACTACGCACCATGAAAGAGGTGTTGCCCCTCATCCGTCACCACCACGAGCGTTGGGATGGCAGCGGTTATCCCGACGGCCTCAAGGGGGAAGAGATCCCTCTGGTGGCCCGTATCTTCCAGATCATCGACATCTACGACGCCCTCACCTCGGAGCGACCTTACAAGCGAGCGTTCACCGTTCAAGAGGCCATAAGCATCTTGCGGGAAGAAACAGACAGGGGTTGGCGGGATCCCCAGTTGGTGGAGTATTTCTTTGAGTTTCTGCGATCGCGGGCGCTGGATTTGGAGTAG
- a CDS encoding YlxR family protein, with translation MPGADPLRRCVGCRQLFPRSQLWRLVRQFDSHQVLLGGGMGRSAYVCRRLECLQAARRKQQINRALKAPVPDSLFQRLLDSLEQDSQGHLLQKPEP, from the coding sequence TTGCCGGGTGCCGATCCGCTGCGTCGTTGTGTAGGGTGTCGCCAGTTGTTTCCTCGCTCACAACTGTGGCGGCTGGTCAGACAATTTGATTCCCACCAAGTGCTTTTGGGCGGGGGTATGGGGCGCTCTGCCTATGTCTGTCGGCGGCTGGAATGTCTGCAAGCAGCCCGGCGCAAGCAACAGATAAACCGAGCCCTCAAGGCACCTGTGCCTGACTCGTTGTTCCAACGGCTGCTGGATTCTCTTGAGCAAGATTCCCAGGGACATCTCCTCCAAAAGCCTGAGCCTTAG
- a CDS encoding prohibitin family protein, which translates to MRMRRPRPFSLDRKTSRFLPLLGLLLALLTLLPRCLLVVQPGYEAVIFNRLTGVEMTPRREGIHLLIPVLQFPTLYDVRTQTYNMTSRSEERSVKADDTLTALTADGQRVDLDVSVRYRLDPDRVPEIHRNVGPDYLNKIIRPASQAVVRNVIARYSAIGVYSEQRAEIQEQIAAELSRLMQPEGLVLQSLLLRNVEFSKEFQSAIEAKQIAEQEKQREVFRVEQAQLIKQRMIVKASGEAQAIALKGEALRSNPNVIQLEYVRNLPDDIQAIVSEQNTILNLGDFLNK; encoded by the coding sequence ATGCGCATGCGACGCCCTAGACCATTTAGTCTTGACCGCAAGACTTCGCGCTTTCTGCCTCTGCTGGGCCTGCTTTTGGCGCTGCTGACCCTCCTGCCCCGTTGTCTGCTGGTTGTCCAACCCGGCTACGAAGCCGTCATCTTCAACCGCCTCACGGGAGTGGAAATGACTCCCCGCCGCGAGGGGATCCATCTGCTGATTCCGGTGCTGCAGTTCCCCACCCTTTACGATGTGCGCACCCAAACCTACAACATGACCAGCCGAAGTGAAGAGCGCAGCGTCAAAGCCGACGATACCCTCACCGCTCTCACTGCCGATGGGCAACGGGTGGATCTGGATGTTTCGGTGCGCTATCGCCTGGATCCGGATCGGGTTCCCGAAATCCATCGCAATGTAGGCCCCGATTACCTGAACAAAATTATTCGCCCCGCCTCCCAAGCCGTGGTGCGCAATGTTATCGCCCGCTATTCGGCCATTGGCGTTTATTCTGAGCAACGAGCTGAAATCCAAGAACAAATTGCCGCTGAGCTCTCTCGCCTAATGCAGCCAGAAGGGCTGGTGCTGCAGAGCTTGCTCTTGCGCAATGTGGAATTTTCCAAAGAGTTTCAGTCGGCCATCGAAGCCAAACAAATTGCCGAGCAAGAGAAGCAAAGAGAAGTGTTTCGCGTAGAGCAGGCTCAACTCATCAAACAACGAATGATTGTCAAAGCCAGCGGTGAGGCCCAAGCCATCGCCCTCAAAGGGGAAGCGCTGCGCAGCAACCCGAACGTCATCCAGCTCGAGTATGTCCGCAACTTGCCCGACGACATCCAAGCCATCGTCAGCGAGCAAAACACCATCCTCAATCTGGGGGACTTTCTCAACAAGTAA
- a CDS encoding thylakoid membrane photosystem I accumulation factor — protein sequence MLLLRIFLVALLIALTGWFSPPASALLNDDRYDGNIFALYGANGGMIPPRVSLKQAKEQGIPALLVYYIDDSSDCKKYAATIANLQVRYGLGVYFIPYSVDSLLPGDERGQYYTGQVPQTLLFDPEGNIVYQSVGNRPITEVENAIRALFKLDPVPPGLIKAKPFNEIQTGFAGSRSPQAYPPTKAQP from the coding sequence ATGCTGTTGCTTCGTATCTTCCTGGTGGCTCTGCTCATCGCTTTGACAGGTTGGTTTTCCCCTCCCGCCAGCGCCCTGCTCAACGACGACCGTTACGATGGCAACATCTTTGCCCTCTACGGGGCCAATGGCGGCATGATCCCCCCCCGCGTTTCCTTGAAGCAGGCGAAAGAGCAAGGGATCCCGGCCCTCCTCGTGTATTACATCGATGACAGTAGCGATTGCAAAAAATACGCCGCCACCATTGCCAACCTGCAGGTTCGCTACGGGCTGGGGGTCTATTTCATCCCCTATTCCGTCGATTCCCTCCTGCCCGGCGACGAGCGCGGCCAATACTACACCGGACAAGTGCCTCAAACCCTCCTCTTCGACCCAGAGGGAAATATCGTCTATCAATCCGTCGGCAACCGCCCCATCACCGAGGTGGAAAACGCTATTCGCGCCCTCTTCAAGTTGGATCCCGTTCCCCCAGGGCTGATCAAAGCCAAACCCTTCAACGAGATCCAAACCGGATTTGCCGGATCCCGTTCTCCCCAAGCCTACCCCCCCACAAAAGCCCAGCCGTGA
- a CDS encoding VOC family protein gives MEPIRFHLAFPVADIALAKAYYGDGLGCEIGRETSAAVIFNLYGHQLVAHLTHEELTPQRGIYPRHFGLIFPTQGDWQALADRALARALPFYQEPRWRFVGTPLEHGTFFLQDPFYNLLEFKYYRHASAIFGERELALVGDSASHRSRERSPARSSGM, from the coding sequence ATGGAACCCATCCGCTTTCATCTGGCCTTTCCAGTTGCCGATATTGCCTTGGCCAAGGCCTACTACGGCGATGGCTTGGGCTGTGAGATCGGTCGAGAAACCTCTGCTGCCGTTATTTTTAACCTGTACGGCCATCAACTGGTGGCACACCTCACCCACGAAGAGCTGACGCCCCAGCGGGGCATCTACCCTCGTCATTTTGGCCTGATCTTCCCTACCCAAGGGGATTGGCAGGCGCTGGCCGACCGTGCCTTGGCGCGGGCCTTGCCCTTTTATCAAGAGCCGCGCTGGCGCTTTGTTGGCACCCCCTTGGAGCATGGCACCTTCTTTTTGCAGGATCCCTTCTACAACCTGCTGGAGTTTAAGTACTACCGCCACGCTTCCGCCATTTTTGGGGAGCGGGAGTTGGCCTTGGTCGGGGACAGTGCTTCCCACCGCTCGCGCGAACGATCCCCGGCCCGCTCAAGTGGCATGTAG
- the infB gene encoding translation initiation factor IF-2, translating into MTDKVRIYDIAREMGRDSRDVLEVCEQLGIPFKTHSSTISPEQAELVRSKLGAPHIVKPPRPRPKPPSESLPPEPPAEAKVGERPQQKVPGTASAIVGIRRPAPAQQPAPVGEAKTAETLPAAKPSLSRPERVSPEKGSAGGAQLIGPPRRQVTPLVRSSEATQKPETVSQPATPPTPSESAAAKASGSEPSPVAKRPIVLSPPQRATSGTKPPAERPEPPQKAPEPSRPSPSEAPSPSHARVPQPAEEKAPSPPPAQRPRPQLVSAPVRPGTRSPATKEDSVSSGKAGEAPRPQRRMELVGPPTRPVAKPAPPEPDAASPLPERIPGERPSPVLVEAPVRPTPPKVKRKTEEEEDDELQALSRRAARVQAKRKRSRRRGEGDGDGLDLDPMTIISAVKQAELNALKPLARPTAKPPSYRPPAATAAPPARPRPAARLQQQPTSAEAGAADRASGTEPLPEEKVLLLDGSLTVQELAHRLRVAETEIIKTLFFKGVMVTINQVLDESLAESVAKELGYEIRRPKAEPEAKKTEMLDVEDIDHLVSRPPVVTIMGHVDHGKTTLLDAIRDTKVAQGEAGGITQRIGAYHVDVNFEGQKRRIVFLDTPGHQAFTAMRARGARVTDIAVLVVAADDGVQPQTLEAISHARAAQVPIIVAINKIDKPGSQPERIKQQLAEHGLLPEEWGGDTPMVEVSALTRRNLDALLEMILLVADVAELQANPNRPARGTVIEAHLDKARGPVATLLVQNGTLRVGDTLVAGAVLGRVKAMMDDRGQRLQEAGPSSAVQLLGLDEVPAAGDEFQVYTDEKEARRIAQERAEVLRQTRLQQALLSRRVSLGSVSAKAQEGQLKELNLIIKTDVQGSAEAIQTALRDLPQEEVQLRVLLAAPGEITETDVDLAAASDAIILGFNTTLAPGARQAADDKGVDVREYDIIYNLLDDLRAAMEGLLEPEEVEEPLGQAEVRLVIPIGRGAVAGSYVLSGKVQRNALVRVRRRGEVVYEGRLDSLKRFKDDVREVAAGFECGIGIDKFQSWQEGDIIEVYQMVTKRRTLASV; encoded by the coding sequence ATGACCGATAAAGTTCGAATTTATGATATTGCCCGTGAGATGGGGCGTGACAGTCGGGATGTGCTGGAGGTTTGTGAGCAACTGGGGATCCCTTTCAAAACCCACAGCAGCACCATTTCTCCGGAGCAAGCTGAGTTGGTGCGCAGCAAGCTGGGCGCCCCCCACATTGTGAAACCTCCTCGACCCCGGCCCAAACCCCCATCTGAAAGCCTGCCGCCGGAGCCTCCTGCTGAAGCCAAAGTCGGTGAGCGCCCTCAGCAGAAAGTTCCCGGCACCGCCAGCGCGATCGTCGGCATTCGTCGGCCCGCGCCTGCTCAGCAGCCAGCTCCAGTTGGCGAAGCCAAGACTGCTGAAACTCTGCCGGCTGCCAAGCCCTCGCTGTCTCGACCTGAGCGAGTCTCCCCCGAAAAGGGATCTGCTGGTGGTGCTCAGCTCATAGGCCCACCGCGGCGGCAGGTTACCCCTCTTGTCCGCTCGTCTGAGGCCACCCAAAAGCCGGAGACTGTTTCTCAACCGGCAACCCCTCCCACTCCCTCTGAGTCTGCCGCGGCCAAAGCCAGCGGCTCGGAGCCCAGTCCTGTGGCCAAGCGCCCAATCGTACTCTCGCCCCCTCAACGAGCTACCTCCGGGACAAAACCGCCGGCAGAGCGGCCTGAACCGCCGCAAAAAGCTCCCGAGCCCAGTCGCCCCAGCCCCTCAGAAGCACCATCCCCCAGCCACGCCCGCGTTCCTCAGCCTGCGGAAGAAAAAGCTCCTTCTCCTCCACCTGCGCAGCGCCCCCGTCCACAACTGGTGAGCGCACCCGTTCGCCCTGGCACGCGCTCCCCGGCAACCAAAGAAGACAGTGTCAGCAGCGGCAAAGCCGGTGAAGCCCCTCGTCCGCAGCGGCGGATGGAATTGGTGGGGCCCCCTACCCGTCCTGTGGCCAAGCCGGCTCCCCCTGAGCCAGATGCCGCCTCTCCCTTGCCAGAAAGAATCCCTGGGGAACGTCCCAGCCCGGTGTTGGTAGAGGCTCCTGTAAGACCTACCCCACCCAAGGTCAAGCGCAAAACGGAAGAAGAAGAGGACGACGAGCTACAAGCTCTCAGTCGGCGGGCTGCCCGCGTCCAAGCCAAACGCAAACGCAGTCGGAGACGGGGGGAAGGAGATGGAGATGGTTTGGATTTGGATCCCATGACCATCATTTCAGCGGTCAAGCAGGCTGAGCTGAACGCCCTCAAGCCCTTGGCTCGCCCCACCGCCAAGCCTCCTTCCTATCGCCCACCCGCGGCAACGGCTGCTCCCCCTGCCCGCCCCCGCCCTGCTGCCCGTTTGCAGCAGCAACCCACCTCCGCTGAGGCTGGTGCTGCCGATCGCGCTAGCGGGACAGAGCCCTTGCCCGAAGAGAAGGTGTTGCTCTTGGATGGCAGCCTCACCGTTCAGGAATTGGCCCATCGCCTGCGCGTGGCCGAAACTGAGATCATCAAAACCCTCTTTTTCAAGGGGGTGATGGTGACCATCAACCAGGTCTTGGATGAGTCGCTGGCCGAGTCGGTGGCCAAAGAGTTGGGCTACGAGATTCGCCGGCCCAAGGCAGAACCCGAGGCTAAAAAAACCGAAATGCTGGACGTGGAGGACATCGACCATCTGGTCTCGCGTCCGCCGGTGGTAACCATCATGGGCCACGTGGACCACGGCAAAACCACCCTCCTCGATGCCATCCGCGACACCAAAGTGGCGCAGGGAGAGGCTGGCGGGATCACCCAGCGCATCGGTGCCTACCATGTGGATGTGAACTTTGAAGGCCAGAAGCGGCGCATCGTTTTCCTGGATACTCCTGGCCACCAGGCTTTTACCGCCATGCGCGCCCGGGGAGCCCGCGTCACCGACATTGCGGTTTTGGTGGTGGCCGCCGACGATGGGGTACAACCGCAAACTCTGGAAGCGATCAGCCATGCGCGGGCGGCTCAGGTGCCGATCATCGTGGCCATTAACAAGATCGACAAGCCCGGCAGCCAGCCAGAGCGCATCAAGCAGCAGTTGGCGGAGCACGGCCTATTGCCAGAGGAGTGGGGTGGGGATACCCCGATGGTGGAGGTGAGCGCTCTCACCCGCCGTAACCTGGATGCTCTGCTGGAGATGATCCTATTGGTGGCCGATGTGGCGGAGCTGCAGGCCAACCCCAATCGTCCCGCTCGCGGCACGGTGATCGAGGCCCACCTGGACAAAGCTCGCGGGCCAGTGGCCACTTTGTTGGTGCAAAACGGCACCCTGCGGGTGGGGGATACCCTGGTGGCCGGCGCAGTGCTGGGCCGGGTCAAAGCGATGATGGACGACCGCGGCCAGCGGTTGCAGGAAGCTGGGCCGTCTTCGGCGGTACAACTGCTGGGCTTGGATGAAGTCCCGGCAGCCGGGGATGAGTTTCAGGTTTACACCGACGAAAAAGAGGCCCGTCGCATTGCCCAAGAGCGGGCGGAGGTGCTGCGGCAAACCCGTCTACAACAGGCGCTGCTGTCTCGTCGCGTGAGCTTGGGTAGCGTTTCCGCTAAAGCCCAAGAAGGTCAGCTCAAGGAGTTGAACTTGATCATCAAGACGGATGTCCAGGGATCCGCCGAAGCCATCCAGACAGCGTTGCGGGATTTGCCCCAAGAGGAAGTCCAGTTGCGGGTTCTGCTGGCGGCCCCTGGCGAGATCACGGAAACCGATGTGGATTTGGCTGCGGCCAGCGACGCCATCATCCTCGGTTTCAACACCACCCTGGCCCCCGGCGCCCGTCAGGCTGCCGATGACAAGGGTGTGGACGTGCGGGAGTACGACATCATCTACAACCTGCTGGACGATCTGCGGGCAGCGATGGAGGGCTTGCTGGAGCCGGAAGAAGTGGAGGAGCCGCTGGGCCAAGCGGAAGTGCGCCTGGTGATCCCCATCGGGCGCGGTGCGGTTGCCGGCAGCTATGTGCTCTCGGGCAAGGTGCAGCGCAATGCTCTGGTGCGAGTTCGCCGCAGAGGGGAGGTAGTTTACGAGGGACGTCTAGACTCCCTGAAGCGCTTCAAGGACGATGTGCGGGAAGTGGCTGCGGGCTTCGAGTGTGGGATCGGCATCGACAAGTTCCAATCCTGGCAGGAAGGCGACATCATCGAGGTGTACCAGATGGTCACCAAGCGGCGGACGCTGGCCTCTGTCTAG
- a CDS encoding Tab2/Atab2 family RNA-binding protein, with the protein MATQPLRSGPARGPIWQMDFNAVPLRDEQNRRVWELLVCDPTGRFRQAQYCSNQEVNSTWVARQLRSYLEAAPQPPSAIRVFRARMSSILQRACDAVGIPMLPSRRVYTLKAWMRERAEQVYPQETQFTYSPEPPVDPDPPDPIRLPDKLQGERWAFVTLRAEDLREADAWPIEFGELFPVAWDTLTPDTLAPVVRSTLIPGLVITSQRALPMAAWMSGMEPAYLSVADGRLLLEAGLNDCYLFAQLRDETLRTEAEVFAQRQQQAQGLHFLAIQTDLRAQSFAGFWLMQHPL; encoded by the coding sequence TTGGCCACTCAACCCCTGCGTTCTGGCCCTGCGCGCGGCCCTATCTGGCAGATGGATTTCAACGCCGTCCCCCTGCGGGATGAGCAGAACCGAAGGGTTTGGGAGCTGTTGGTATGCGATCCCACCGGCCGGTTTCGCCAAGCGCAGTATTGCAGTAACCAAGAGGTGAATAGCACCTGGGTGGCACGACAGTTGCGGAGCTACCTCGAAGCGGCTCCCCAGCCTCCCTCGGCCATTCGTGTGTTTCGAGCCCGCATGAGTTCCATCCTGCAACGGGCCTGCGATGCGGTTGGGATCCCGATGCTGCCCAGTCGTCGCGTTTACACCCTCAAAGCTTGGATGCGAGAACGGGCAGAGCAGGTTTACCCTCAAGAGACTCAGTTTACCTACAGCCCCGAACCTCCTGTGGATCCGGATCCGCCGGATCCCATCCGTCTGCCGGACAAGTTGCAGGGAGAACGCTGGGCCTTCGTGACCTTGCGAGCTGAGGATCTGCGGGAAGCCGACGCCTGGCCGATAGAATTTGGCGAGCTTTTTCCGGTTGCCTGGGACACTTTGACGCCCGACACATTGGCACCAGTGGTGCGGAGCACCCTCATTCCCGGCTTGGTGATTACCTCGCAGCGGGCTTTGCCGATGGCAGCCTGGATGAGCGGTATGGAACCCGCCTACTTGAGTGTGGCAGACGGACGGCTACTGCTCGAGGCGGGCCTCAACGATTGTTATCTGTTTGCACAATTGAGAGATGAAACACTGCGAACAGAGGCAGAAGTCTTTGCCCAGCGCCAGCAGCAGGCCCAGGGGCTCCACTTTCTTGCCATTCAAACCGATCTCAGGGCCCAGTCTTTCGCCGGCTTCTGGCTGATGCAACATCCGCTGTAA
- a CDS encoding proline--tRNA ligase, giving the protein MQQSQRLSQMLFVTLREDPVEAELPSHKLLLRGCFIRRLSPGIYTYLPLLWRVLQKISEIVRQEMNAIGGQECLLPQLQPAEIWRESGRWDVYTQAEGIMFALKDRQGREQSLGPTHEEVITLLARDLIRSYRQLPQTLYQIQTKFRDEIRPRFGLMRGREFIMKDAYSFHANEESLRQTYQDMYRAYSRILRRCGLEFRVVDADAGAIGGPSAASQEFMVLASAGEDEILYTPDGSYAANVEKAVSIPPPAAESPYTAFQVLDTPGTETIEKLAAFLKISSTLIVKNVLYQALYDNGLRVAVLLSIRGDQEVNEVKLANHLSRLAERYQASKLLKLALADAEIQNSWQGDPIPVGYIAPDLPDSCLGRQKNLAPQILRLADQTAALLQNFVTGGNQVGQHVVGANWGEQYPLPEVVDVRKAQAGDRCLLNPDQILETARGIEIGHIFQLGLKFSLPMRATFTDEQGSEQPLWMGCYGIGVSRLAQAAVEQSHDANGIIWPVAIAPYHVVVVVPNISDPEQMSVAEKLVQDLATAGIETLWDDRDERAGVKFKDADLIGIPYRITTGRSLKQGKVELTERASGQATEIPIEEVVTTLKERIEAALAVPD; this is encoded by the coding sequence ATGCAACAAAGCCAGAGACTGAGCCAGATGCTGTTTGTAACGCTGCGGGAGGATCCCGTCGAGGCCGAGTTGCCCAGCCACAAATTGCTGCTGCGGGGCTGCTTTATCCGGCGGCTCTCCCCAGGGATCTACACCTATCTGCCGCTCCTCTGGCGGGTGCTGCAAAAGATCTCGGAGATCGTTCGCCAGGAGATGAACGCCATCGGTGGGCAAGAGTGTCTGCTGCCCCAGTTGCAGCCGGCGGAGATCTGGCGGGAATCGGGGCGATGGGATGTGTACACCCAAGCCGAGGGGATCATGTTTGCCCTCAAGGACAGGCAGGGGCGGGAACAGAGCCTCGGCCCCACCCACGAAGAGGTGATCACCCTACTGGCCCGCGACCTGATCCGTTCTTACCGGCAATTGCCCCAAACCCTCTATCAGATCCAGACCAAGTTTCGGGATGAGATTCGGCCCCGCTTTGGCCTAATGCGAGGGCGGGAATTCATCATGAAAGACGCCTATTCCTTCCACGCCAACGAGGAAAGCCTGCGCCAGACCTACCAAGATATGTACCGAGCCTATAGCCGCATCCTCAGGCGCTGTGGGCTGGAGTTTCGAGTGGTGGATGCCGATGCGGGGGCAATCGGGGGTCCATCGGCGGCCTCGCAGGAGTTTATGGTGCTGGCCTCTGCGGGAGAAGATGAGATCCTCTACACGCCCGATGGCTCCTATGCTGCCAATGTGGAGAAGGCCGTCTCCATCCCGCCGCCAGCGGCAGAGTCTCCCTACACCGCCTTCCAGGTTCTGGATACGCCGGGAACCGAAACCATCGAGAAGCTGGCCGCTTTCCTAAAAATCTCCTCTACCCTGATCGTTAAAAACGTCCTCTACCAAGCCCTTTACGACAACGGCCTGCGGGTGGCAGTGCTGCTCAGCATCCGCGGGGATCAAGAAGTCAATGAGGTCAAACTGGCCAACCACCTCAGCCGCCTGGCAGAGCGCTACCAAGCCAGCAAATTGCTCAAGCTCGCCTTGGCCGATGCCGAGATCCAAAACAGTTGGCAGGGGGATCCCATCCCGGTGGGCTACATTGCCCCCGACTTGCCGGATAGCTGTCTGGGCCGGCAAAAAAACCTTGCCCCCCAGATCCTGCGCTTGGCCGACCAGACGGCAGCCCTGCTGCAGAACTTCGTAACCGGCGGCAACCAGGTGGGGCAGCACGTGGTGGGGGCCAACTGGGGCGAGCAATATCCCCTGCCGGAAGTGGTGGATGTGCGCAAGGCACAGGCGGGGGATCGGTGTTTGCTCAACCCCGACCAGATCCTGGAAACGGCCCGTGGCATCGAGATCGGCCATATCTTTCAGCTAGGCCTCAAGTTCTCGCTGCCAATGCGGGCCACCTTTACCGACGAACAGGGATCCGAGCAGCCCCTCTGGATGGGCTGTTATGGCATTGGGGTATCCCGCTTGGCCCAGGCGGCGGTGGAACAGTCCCACGATGCCAACGGGATCATCTGGCCCGTGGCCATTGCCCCCTATCATGTGGTGGTGGTAGTGCCCAACATCTCCGACCCCGAGCAGATGAGCGTGGCGGAAAAACTGGTGCAAGATCTCGCTACTGCCGGCATCGAGACCCTCTGGGATGACCGGGACGAGCGGGCCGGGGTGAAATTCAAAGATGCGGATCTGATCGGGATCCCTTACCGCATCACCACAGGGCGCAGCCTCAAACAGGGCAAGGTGGAACTCACCGAGCGGGCCAGCGGCCAAGCCACGGAAATTCCCATTGAAGAAGTGGTGACTACCCTGAAAGAGCGGATTGAAGCAGCCCTAGCTGTGCCGGACTGA